In a genomic window of Quercus lobata isolate SW786 chromosome 4, ValleyOak3.0 Primary Assembly, whole genome shotgun sequence:
- the LOC115987675 gene encoding transmembrane 9 superfamily member 12, producing MALSKPFLKWVFLFLVFLSAHTTCNAFYLPGSYMHTYSPRDSIFAKVNSLTSIETELPFSYYSLPYCQPPEGIKKSAENLGELLMGDQIDNSPYRFRMNVNETVYLCTTQPLKENEVKLLKQRTRDLYQVNMILDNLPAMRYSRQNDVSIQWTGYPVGFTQNNKEDYIINHLKFKVLVHEYEGSGVEIIGTGEEGMGVISTDADKRKASGFEIVGFEVVPCSVKHDPEVMLKHKMYDNIDPVTCPSELDKSQIIREQERVSFTYDVEFVKSDIRWPSRWDAYLKMEGARVHWFSILNSVMVIFFLAGIVFVIFLRTVRRDLTRYEELDKESQAQMNEELSGWKLVVGDVFREPNCPKLLCVMVGDGVQILGMAIVTIVFAAFGFLSPASRGMLLTGMIVLYLFLGIAAGYVGVRLWRTLKGTSEGWKSVSWSVACFFSGIVFAILTALNFILWGSKSTGAIPISLYFLLLFLWFCVSVPLTLLGGLLGTRAEAIQYPVRTNQIPREIPARKYPSWLLVLGAGTLPFGTLFIELFFILTSIWLGRFYYVFGFLLIVLLLLVIVCAEVSVVLTYMHLCVEDWQWWWKAFFASGSVALYVFLYSINYLVFDLKSLSGPVSAILYLGYSLIMAFAIMLATGTIGFLMSFYFVHYLFSSVKID from the coding sequence ATGGCTTTATCAAAGCCATTCTTGAAATGGGTTTTCCTGTTCTTGGTTTTTCTCTCTGCACATACTACTTGCAACGCATTTTACCTTCCTGGAAGCTATATGCACACATATTCGCCTCGGGATTCCATATTTGCCAAAGTCAATTCCTTGACTTCCATCGAAACCGAGCTTCCTTTCAGCTACTATAGTCTCCCTTACTGCCAACCCCCTGAGGGTATCAAGAAAAGTGCTGAGAATCTCGGCGAGCTCCTCATGGGAGATCAGATCGATAACTCCCCATACCGTTTCCGGATGAATGTTAATGAAACAGTTTACTTGTGTACTACCCAGCCGTTGAAGGAGAACGAGgttaagctcttgaaacagAGAACCCGTGATTTGTATCAAGTGAATATGATTCTTGATAACTTGCCTGCCATGAGGTACTCTAGGCAAAATGATGTGAGCATTCAGTGGACTGGGTATCCTGTCGGGTTCACTCAAAATAATAAGGAAGATTACATCATTAATCATCTCAAGTTCAAGGTTTTGGTTCACGAATATGAGGGGAGTGGTGTGGAGATCATTGGGACTGGGGAAGAAGGTATGGGGGTGATTTCGACTGATGCGGATAAGAGAAAGGCGTCCGGGTTTGAAATTGTTGGTTTTGAGGTTGTCCCTTGCAGTGTGAAGCATGATCCCGAAGTCATGCTGAAACATAAAATGTATGACAATATTGATCCTGTGACCTGCCCTTCTGAGCTTGACAAGTCTCAGATAATACGGGAGCAAGAGAGGGTGTCATTCACCTATGACGTTGAATTTGTGAAAAGCGATATAAGATGGCCATCAAGATGGGATGCTTATTTGAAGATGGAGGGTGCCCGAGTCCACTGGTTCTCTATCTTGAATTCAGTAATGGTTATCTTTTTCCTGGCTGGTATAGTTTTTGTTATATTCTTGAGGACAGTGAGAAGGGATCTAACAAGGTATGAGGAATTGGACAAAGAATCTCAAGCTCAGATGAATGAGGAGCTTTCTGGGTGGAAGCTTGTTGTGGGTGATGTCTTCAGAGAACCAAATTGCCCCAAGCTACTTTGCGTGATGGTCGGTGATGGGGTTCAGATTTTAGGGATGGCAATTGTCACTATTGTTTTTGCAGCTTTTGGTTTCTTGTCACCAGCTTCACGGGGAATGTTACTTACTGGAATGATTGTTCTGTATCTTTTCCTTGGAATTGCTGCTGGTTATGTTGGTGTACGCCTCTGGAGAACCTTAAAGGGAACTTCAGAAGGTTGGAAGTCTGTTTCCTGGTCGGTGGCATGCTTCTTTTCTGGAATTGTCTTTGCTATCCTCACGGCATTAAATTTCATTCTATGGGGCAGCAAGAGTACTGGTGCCATTCCCATTTCCTTGTACTTTTTACTGCTGTTCCTCTGGTTCTGCGTTTCAGTGCCACTTACCCTCCTGGGAGGATTATTGGGGACACGAGCTGAGGCAATTCAGTACCCTGTGCGAACCAACCAGATCCCTAGGGAAATTCCTGCACGCAAATATCCATCATGGCTTCTTGTTCTTGGTGCTGGGACCCTGCCATTTGGAACCCTCTTTATTGAGCTATTCTTTATTCTTACTAGCATCTGGCTTGGCAGGTTTTATTATGTCTTTGGGTTCCTGCTGATTGTTCTTTTGTTGCTAGTTATTGTTTGTGCTGAAGTGTCAGTGGTCCTCACCTACATGCATCTATGTGTGGAGGATTGGCAGTGGTGGTGGAAAGCTTTCTTTGCTTCAGGTTCAGTTGCCCTTTACGTGTTCCTGTACTCAATCAATTACTTGGTTTTTGACCTGAAAAGTTTGAGTGGGCCTGTGTCAGCCATTCTATATCTCGGCTATTCACTGATCATGGCATTTGCGATCATGTTGGCAACTGGCACCATTGGCTTCCTTATGTCTTTCTACTTTGTTCATTACCTATTCTCGTCCGTAAAGATTGATTAA